The Ictidomys tridecemlineatus isolate mIctTri1 chromosome 6, mIctTri1.hap1, whole genome shotgun sequence genome includes a region encoding these proteins:
- the Kcna5 gene encoding potassium voltage-gated channel subfamily A member 5 produces the protein MEIALVPLENGGAMTIREGEARAGCGQTTGGELQYPPTAGLSDGHKEQAPRGRSTQRGTDPGGRPLPPLPQELPQPRRPTPEDEEGEGDPSLGMVEDQVPVLGAGSLHHQRVLINISGLRFETQLGTLAQFPNTLLGDPAKRLRYFDPLRNEYFFDRNRPSFDGILYYYQSGGRLRRPVNVSLDVFADEIRFYQLGDEAMERFREDEGFIKEEEKPLPRNEFQRQVWLIFEYPESSGSARAIAIVSVLVILISIITFCLETLPEFRDERELLRHPPVPHQPSAPASGTNGSGAMAPPSGPTVAPLLPRTLADPFFIVETTCVIWFTFELLVRFFACPSKAEFSRNIMNIIDIVAIFPYFITLGTELAEQQPGGGGGGGQNGQQAMSLAILRVIRLVRVFRIFKLSRHSKGLQILGKTLQASMRELGLLIFFLFLGVILFSSAVYFAEADNQGSHFSSIPDAFWWAVVTMTTVGYGDMRPITVGGKIVGSLCAIAGVLTIALPVPVIVSNFNYFYHRETDHEEQAALKEEQGNQRRGSGLDSGGQRKSSWSKASLCKAGGSLENSDSNRRGSCPLEKCNLKAKSNVDLRRSLYALCLDSSRETDL, from the coding sequence ATGGAGATCGCCCTGGTGCCCCTGGAGAACGGAGGTGCCATGACCATCAGAGAAGGTGAGGCAAGAGCAGGCTGTGGTCAGACCACCGGAGGAGAGCTTCAGTATCCTCCGACGGCTGGGCTTAGCGATGGGCACAAGGAGCAGGCTCCAAGGGGGCGCAGCACACAGAGGGGCACGGACCCAGGAGGGCGACCTTTGCCTCCGCTGCCTCAGGAACTGCCTCAGCCTAGACGGCCCACTCCAGaggatgaggagggagaaggcGACCCCAGCTTGGGCATGGTGGAGGACCAGGTACCAGTACTGGGAGCGGGGTCCCTTCACCACCAGCGAGTTCTCATAAACATCTCTGGGCTGCGCTTCGAGACGCAGCTGGGCACCTTGGCTCAGTTCCCCAATACCCTCCTGGGGGACCCAGCCAAGCGTCTGCGCTACTTTGACCCTCTGAGAAATGAGTACTTCTTCGACCGCAATCGGCCCAGCTTCGATGGCATCCTCTACTACTACCAGTCTGGAGGTCGCCTGCGGAGGCCGGTCAATGTCTCCCTGGACGTGTTCGCAGATGAGATCCGCTTTTACCAGCTGGGGGACGAGGCCATGGAGCGCTTCAGGGAGGACGAGGGCTTCATTAAAGAAGAGGAGAAACCCCTGCCCCGTAACGAGTTCCAACGTCAGGTGTGGCTGATCTTTGAATACCCGGAAAGCTCTGGGTCAGCACGGGCCATCGCCATCGTGTCCGTCTTAGTCATTCTCATTTCTATCATCACCTTCTGCTTGGAGACCCTGCCTGAGTTCAGGGATGAACGTGAGCTTCTTCGACATCCCCCGGTGCCTCACCAGCCTTCTGCCCCCGCCTCAGGGACCAATGGCAGCGGGGCCATGGCACCTCCCTCTGGCCCGACAGTGGCCCCACTCCTGCCTAGGACATTGGCAGACCCTTTCTTCATTGTAGAGACCACGTGTGTCATCTGGTTCACTTTTGAGCTGCTTGTGCGCTTCTTTGCCTGTCCCAGCAAGGCAGAGTTCTCCAGGAACATCATGAACATCATTGATATTGTGGCCATCTTCCCCTACTTCATCACCCTGGGCACTGAACTGGCAGAACAACAGccagggggtggaggagggggtggcCAGAACGGGCAGCAGGCCATGTCCTTGGCCATCCTCAGGGTGATCCGCCTGGTCCGGGTGTTCCGCATCTTCAAGCTCTCGAGACACTCCAAGGGGCTGCAGATCCTGGGGAAGACCTTGCAGGCCTCCAtgagggagctggggctgctcatcttcttccttttccttggagTCATCCTCTTTTCCAGTGCCGTCTACTTTGCAGAAGCAGACAACCAGGGGTCCCACTTCTCCAGCATCCCTGATGCCTTCTGGTGGGCAGTAGTCACTATGACCACCGTGGGCTATGGGGACATGAGGCCCATCACAGTGGGTGGTAAGATTGTGGGCTCTCTGTGTGCCATTGCTGGGGTCCTCACCATTGCCCTGCCTGTGCCCGTCATTGTCTCCAACTTTAACTACTTCTACCACCGGGAGACAGACCATGAAGAGCAGGCAGCCCTGAAGGAAGAGCAAGGCAACCAGAGACGGGGGTCTGGACTAGACTCCGGAGGCCAAAGGAAGTCCAGCTGGAGCAAGGCTTCCCTCTGCAAGGCTGGGGGGTCCCTGGAGAATTCTGACAGTAACCGAAGGGGCAGCTGCCCCCTGGAGAAGTGTAATCTCAAGGCCAAGAGCAACGTTGACTTGCGGAGATCTCTGTATGCCCTCTGTCTGGACAGCAGCCGGGAAACAGATTTGTAA